A region from the Prochlorococcus sp. MIT 0603 genome encodes:
- a CDS encoding bleomycin hydrolase has protein sequence MLDAFSRAVVTADSKGSPIGSAELTMLRKYVADANKRIDATLAITQNVSCIAADAISGMVCENTGLTQPGGHCYPTRRMAACLRDGEIILRYVSYALLSGDPSVLDDRCINGLKETYVALGVPLANAIRAIEIMKIATVAIMTETNTGRKMFEGINSGSGAECKDIAAEAASYFDRVITALS, from the coding sequence ATGCTTGATGCATTCTCACGAGCTGTAGTCACTGCTGATTCTAAAGGATCTCCCATTGGGAGTGCAGAGCTTACTATGTTAAGGAAATATGTTGCTGATGCAAATAAAAGAATAGATGCAACCCTTGCAATTACTCAAAATGTATCTTGTATAGCTGCAGATGCTATATCAGGAATGGTTTGTGAAAATACTGGACTTACGCAACCTGGGGGTCATTGTTATCCAACACGAAGGATGGCTGCATGCTTGCGGGATGGAGAAATTATTCTTAGATATGTAAGTTATGCGCTCCTTTCTGGTGATCCATCTGTTTTAGATGATAGATGTATTAATGGATTGAAAGAAACCTATGTAGCATTAGGTGTTCCTCTCGCAAATGCAATTCGAGCAATTGAGATTATGAAGATTGCAACAGTTGCAATTATGACTGAAACCAATACTGGAAGAAAAATGTTTGAAGGTATAAATTCTGGATCAGGTGCAGAGTGTAAAGATATTGCTGCAGAGGCAGCCTCTTATTTTGACAGAGTTATTACTGCATTGAGTTGA
- a CDS encoding bleomycin hydrolase: protein MKSAVTTVISSADAAGRFPTLSDIESVKGSFDRASSRLEAAEKLSIHIDRFTSEALDHVYSGEGESYNQANKDKCSRDIHHYLRLINYCLVTGGTGPLDEWGIAGMREVIRAQLLPTTAYIEAFTFIRDNLDVPNDMGQQSAAEFKNLLDYLINALA, encoded by the coding sequence ATGAAATCAGCAGTTACTACAGTAATTTCATCGGCTGATGCGGCAGGTAGATTCCCTACTCTTAGCGACATCGAATCTGTTAAAGGATCTTTTGATAGAGCTTCTTCTCGATTAGAAGCAGCTGAAAAACTTTCTATTCATATAGATAGATTTACTTCTGAGGCTTTAGATCATGTTTATTCTGGAGAAGGTGAATCGTATAATCAGGCAAATAAAGATAAATGCTCTCGAGATATTCATCATTATTTGCGACTGATTAATTACTGTTTAGTTACTGGTGGAACAGGTCCACTAGATGAATGGGGAATAGCTGGAATGCGTGAGGTAATTCGAGCTCAGTTACTTCCAACTACAGCTTATATTGAGGCATTCACTTTTATTAGAGATAATTTAGATGTTCCTAATGATATGGGCCAACAGTCTGCGGCAGAGTTTAAGAACCTACTTGATTATTTGATAAATGCATTAGCTTGA